CAACATGTGTCGTTCTGAATATTTTCACTGTCTGGACAAAAACTTGTACAAAAAGCTGAAACTCTCTGCAcaatgtacataaaaacacaatgcaatgatgtgcaaatcatttaaagcctatatttatttgaaaataatgcaaagacaacatatggTGGTACATCTCACAATAACAAATTAggttaactggcaacaggtcagtaacatatTTGGGTATataaagagcatcccagagaagctgagtctttcagaagtaaagatggggagggagTTCATTATCTCTGGTGCATAATATCATTCaaatattcagagaatccagagagatctttgtatgcaagggacaaagcTGAAAACTAGTActggctggccatgatcttcaTGCCCTCAGGCACAGTCAattctgtggtggaaatcaGTTCATGGGCTCAGAAGcgcttctgaaaaccactggcTGTGTACACTGTTCGTCACTGTATCCACAAATGTAGGTTAaataaccatgcaaagaaaccacatataaacaggataCAGAAACaatgccaccttctctgggcatGAGTGCATTTAAGAtgctgaagtggaaaagtgtcctgtggtccaaagaaaaaataaaataaaataaaaattcgAAATTCTTATTGAAATTGCATCTTCTGGGTTAAAGAGAAGAGAGACTATCTGGCTTGTTATCAGGGCacaattcaaaagccagcaccAGTGATGGTTTGGAGGTGCATTAGTGCGCACGGCATGGGTGacttgtacatctgtgaaggcaccgttAATGCTGGACAATATAAACAGGCTTTTGAGCATCTCttctgccatccagacaacgtctttttcagggaagtccTTGCTTATTTTACCAAGacgatgccaaaccacattctgcacgcaTTACAACAGCAAGGCTCCCTAGTAAAAGAGTTACAGtcctaaactggcctgccttcagtccagatctgtcacccattgaagacatttttacagcaaaggagagtctgaactgatgagcagctgaaattctgtatcaagcaaaaacaggaaaacatttcactttcaaaactgcaaCAGTTGGtctccttagttcccaaacgcttacagtgtgttgttaaaagaagaggttgtgcaacacagtggtaaatacaCTATACTGGCAAAAGTATTCAAtcctctgccttcacacgcatatgcacttcccatttttaatccatagggtttaatatgatgtcggcccaccctttgcagctataacagcttcagctcttctgggaaggctttccacaagggttaggagtgtgtttatgggaatttttgaccgttcttccagaagcgcatttgtgaggtcagacactgatgttggacgagaaggcctggctcacagtctccgctctaattcatcccaaaggtgttctatggggttgaggtcaggactctgtgcaggccagtcaagttcttccacaccaaactcactcatccacgtctttatggacctgctttgtgcactggtgtgcagtcatgttggaacaggaaggggccaaactccccaaactgttcccacaaagttgggagcatgaaattgtccaaaatctcttggtgctgaagctttaagagttcctttgactggaactaaggtgctgagcccaactcctgaaaaacaaccccacaccatgaccccccccctccaccaaactttacacttggcacaatgcaggcagacaagtaccgttctcctggaaaccgccaaacccagactcgtccatccatcggtcactccagagaacacgtctccactgctctagagtccagtggcagcgctttacaccactgcattccgcGCTTTGCATATAATtgtattctgttcttatttacattttgcacagcgccCTGACTTTGTTTCCAAAATAAAGAAGGCAAAAGCACGGTTAATTTACAGTGGAAGTCAAAGTGTTATGTGTCAGTGTGCTTGTCATTTTGGACATTTCTCTTGGTTCATTTATCTGCAAATTTTCTCATACAGTAAAacacagctggcattttcaaatattgtGGTCTTAATTTGCACAGGACAAGAAATCTCAGtataaatgacagagatgggagCGGCTACTGGATTTTCATCCTGCTTGTACTTCAGAAGAGAGTAGAAAACATGGTCAGCATTTAATTAGTCATCCCTGTCTTAAGTGCACGCACTGTGCCATTTGCTTGGGAATCCACAGCCAGCAGTCATCACCACATAAATcagccttttttcatttaaattcgTAATTCGTTTAAATGCATCGGCTTGATTTTAGCCATGGAGAACACAAGTAAATGCCTCTTCAGGTCTCTCTATTCTAAATCGTTTTTTTCTACAGGATATGATTGCATTTTTACTAACACATCGATTCGCACAAGATGAATATAACCCTGGGTTATTTTAGAAAATGACGTGCTTATGTGAGAGCATGTCAGATGCATCAGTAAAAATACCATCATGTCCTGTGAAAAAAGTTTCTTAAAGATAGACGGACTCAAAATATTAAACCATGCCGGAACAAATAAGTGACGCGGTGCATTCGAATGTGTTTAAATTCACTGAAACAGCAGTAAAACTAACATTACCCCACCTCCTCATGTTAAACTAATCCTTTCTAAATAGCGCTTTAGAGGTATTGTTTATATGGGACTCTGTTCATATAGGATTTAACTGCATGTGTGCAGGCAGGCGATCTGCTGTACTTCCCCAGAGGAACCATCCACCAGGCAAACACTCCTGCAGGAGTGGAGCACTCTACACACCTCACACTCAGCACCTACCAGAACACGTGcgtaaacacacacaggctctgATTACATGTTCTCAGACTCTACAGACTGTGTTCATCGTGTACATTTGTGCATGTCTGTCTCTTTATCAGGTCATGGGGTGACCTCCTAATGGATGTGTTTCCCAGTCTGCTGTTCGACTCCATGAAGAGTGACATCGGTCTGCGTCAGGGACTCCCCAGAAGcctcctcactgtgagctcAGCCACACTTATTTCATTTCAGATACTTTAAGATACCCCTGTACTAAGCTGTGGCCGCTCTGCGTTTCCCTCATGCTGAATCATTCTGAAGaaaaagtgattttaaagcAAACTAGACATCTGACGTTTTCCTTTTGCCTTCTGTTCCCCTCTTCATATTGTTTCAGTCTGCAAACGGGAGTTCAGATGTAAATAAGCAGGTTTGTATGTTTCTGAGGGGTCTAGCGGAGCGTCTGGAGCAGGGGCAGCAGGAGCTGCGCTCCTCAGAGATGAGGAGAGACTTCATCTCCAGCAGGCTCCCTCCTTACCGGCTGCAGGAAGAGGACATCGCTCCAGGTGAGTGTTTTGGGGTACATATTAGGAAGGCAAGCTCACTGGATGttcttaaaggggcattccGGTCTAAAACTAGCAATCAttatgatatatatacacatatactgtgtcatgttatgtaatgttCTGTAGTGCCTCATTGGTTTAACTGTGTGATGACACGATGTTCTCTCACTGaattacccagcatgcattatgtaAATAAATCCTGATTTACTAGCCTTCACATCAGTGTTTATGCAAGGAAATAAAGATGTGTTTGCAACTTCTTGGCAGTCACGTTAGGTATCCGTCTGCGTTCGCCAgctaaaaaaatgcaaatgcaaaaaatttttttttaaatttagattGTGGTATTTTCTCCTTTCAGTGTTTTACTCATCTTATTGTGTAAAGAATTTTAAGATTGTGTAACTAAAAagtatataattaaaaatatttgttttcttcaaGTTGGAAAATTACCAGCATTGGAGGACTCGGTGTGTATGAGGTTCAAAGAGCAcattcttctcacagtggagccCAGTCAGGACAACACAGTAAGGATCTATGGCAAAGTTTACCTTTGTAGGTTGCCATTATTTCTTTGTGACTTTTGacgtcagaataaaaccttggtAGCTTTTCCAGAGAAGGCAGACGAGGAGGAGCTGGTCAGCGTATAGAAGAAATTCTTAACTGTGCATGTTTGTTCTCCTTCAGGATGAAGCTACAGAGTTAGTGGCATTTGTATTGCATTCTCTGAAAAACAAGAGGGAGACACACATGATGGGAGCACATGTTAATGACGAGGAGGATGTAGATGAAGAGGAAACCTCACCGGTAAGACCTGAAAGCACAAATTCATGGCACAGTGTTTATTAGCCAACCAGCTCAGCTCTGAAGAATAGTGTGCAATTTGTCTCCTGATTACGATATTAGGAGGAAGTGCCGCTCTcacaatagaaaacatttgttgAAAGCAGGAATTCGTTCAGTAGTTTACTATTCTAGTTAGAACTGCATGATATGGATGAAAATTATTCTATTATATATTATGATTGCACCTATGTACCTGCTGCTATGTTGACAACGCATTAGTGAACCTTTGATATGACTGGTCTACATTTCttttatatacactgatcagccataaccATGAccacatccttgtttctacgcttattgtccatttgatcagctccacttactgtatagctgcactttgtagttctacagttacagactgtagtccatctgtttcactgatactttgttagcccccctttaccctttacttcagtggtcaggaaaccatggaccctcacagagcaggtactatttgggtggtggatcattctcagcactgcagtaacactgacctggtggtggtgtgtttaaATGCCCAAAGAACACCTGTGGTTGGTCAGGATACCcacaaatcaataaaacattaagTGACTGGTTAGTCTCATTTGCATAGTGTGCACTTCTGGAGTAGCAGTATTGTGAATGATGAAGGAATAAGGAAAGATATTGCGCAGCTCTACTCCTAATCCATCTGGAGGTCTTCTTACtcttttgcattcttttctgaTACAGTTCCAGGGTCTACGCTTCCCTGCAACTCATCTCCCTGCTCTCAGGCAGCTGCTGAGCAGAGAGCGCCTCCTGGTGGGTGAACTGCCACTGCAGCAGGACGCAGACAAACTGGGCCTGGTGTTGGGCCTCTGGACTGAAGGACTGTTGCAAGTCTGTTGACCAGCTCTCTCCCAGAGTCACACACTGTGCTCAAGACAGACATACATGTGGATTTGTACTGTCTTGACAATCGGTCATAAGCAAGACCAGAAAAGACGTGCTTTGCAGACTCAAACGAACCAAATGAAGTCACCAGATGGATGTAAGGACAGTTCTAAACAGGATCcactcttctttttttaaataaagaggtTTCAGCTCTCATCCTGGAGgtttttcctgctcaaacacaatTACAGAACCTGGTAATTAGATACATTGAACTAGATGTGTTTGAGCAGGCAAATCACCATGCTGTGCTGGAAGCCAGCCCTACAGGACACCGCACTCTGACACAGTGTGTACTATTGTGTGATGATACCAGCAGGCTGGTGTGACGTGTAGCCAGGATCCTCTCAGTACCATTATCAGAACAGCTAATGTTTTGATAAATGCTTCAAGTTTGACCATCTGTTTCTCACTCACGCAGACCTCTGACTCGCTTTGTGTGAGAATAAGAATCTGAGCATGCTATTCACAGCCACTCTGACATGACCTCCACCAGGcttaaacactttaaataaTTATCAGGAAGTTGCAAGTGTGACTCATTTTGGCTGAATGCTTAATAAAGAACTCTGTTGTGGTTCTGTGCGTTCCTAAAGGACCATATGTTGTGGAAAAACTTTGtcctttatttattcttttttgtacATGAAGGATTTTGTAGTACGTAGATGTTGAATTTTCCaaacatactgttcactccTCTGGCTATACAGTTCATGAATggaactaagctgcaaaaccaaaaacagcctgtttttgaaTTGGCTGATTTTGTGGTGTCAaatttacatatcgctgctgttggaagaaaacctcatatctccattttaattgttttttgacataatttgaaaactcctATAGCCCTTTACacattgtgtaaatttcatgatgaatggaccaaaagaaacaaaaaaagtctggttccattgacttacattaaaataaagtatgtttttttttttttccttctcctgtaaagttatcagtttggaaatacaaggttttgttcctacaacAAGGCTATGTACATCTATTAAGCCCGCAGCAGTTCAGTTCCACCAACTCACATTAAAATTATAAGGCGTGTTCAGCCTGGGCTACTTAGCCGAGGAACAATACAGTCTTAAAAGTgcagtaatgaaaaaaaatcaatgttagAAAATgctaaaggaaaaaaatttaGACTTTCtgctacataaaaccacaaaaaatggTTTACGTAGACAATAAAACTAGCCTAAACAGCATATTCCAGCTACATCTCAAAGACTGTAAACATAATAATGATGTGGACATTCAGTGAAATGGAACATCTGAATTTATTACACAGCTTCAATATTAATCACATCTTTTAAAAACAGTGAGCTTATTGATTCAACTGTACATGGTTTTCTTTAGAGAGCGCATTCAGTATTTCATACATCTTTTCCTGAATATCATACACTCAGTGTTCAGTGATAAATCCAGTGATTCGACCAGCtttaaaaaggagaaaagggaTCCTCTTTACATGGCCCAAGCTGGCAGGAGCTAAAATCTGTAgtttggcttgttttttttcttctgagtaAAGGGAGAATTTCTACATGACATCATATGACAACAATGTCCTGTTTCCAATATCGGTACTTAGGGGGCGCTCTATCCCCATTACATGGCCACTGATCTTTAAGTGAGGATCTTAGTGCAAATGTGCTTggatgaataaaacataaaagcaaGCATTCTCCATATTCATTATATTGCCTTACAATAGGTAACAGAACTCAATTTCCTCTCAGGTATTGGCTATTGAATAGTGATAGATCTAAGGAAGTAGTGGTTTTGGTTTGTGGCTTTAAAGTTTAGCACACTAACAGGATTCACTTCTGGTTTAGAGAAGGCTGCGGTATCTACAGGCATTTGTTCGAAGCCCTGCTTTCATTAGCG
The DNA window shown above is from Pygocentrus nattereri isolate fPygNat1 chromosome 18, fPygNat1.pri, whole genome shotgun sequence and carries:
- the riox2 gene encoding ribosomal oxygenase 2 — its product is MPKKGRSAVRSPEEKEEGMSAKQRKTDSPLCFDSPSSLFQSLIAPMDVNQFFQQYWEKKPLLLQRSDPALTSYYQSLFQLSDLKQLCAQGLEYARDLNVCRCVNGKKKVMNKEGRVNYTQLRKDFDQKRATIQFHQPQRFKDELWRIQEQLECFFGSLVGSNVYITPQESQGLPPHYDDVEVFILQLEGQKHWRLYKPTVPLAREYSLEPEERIGKPTHDFLLKAGDLLYFPRGTIHQANTPAGVEHSTHLTLSTYQNTSWGDLLMDVFPSLLFDSMKSDIGLRQGLPRSLLTSANGSSDVNKQVCMFLRGLAERLEQGQQELRSSEMRRDFISSRLPPYRLQEEDIAPVGKLPALEDSVCMRFKEHILLTVEPSQDNTDEATELVAFVLHSLKNKRETHMMGAHVNDEEDVDEEETSPFQGLRFPATHLPALRQLLSRERLLVGELPLQQDADKLGLVLGLWTEGLLQVC